The following proteins are co-located in the Naumovozyma dairenensis CBS 421 chromosome 9, complete genome genome:
- the CEG1 gene encoding mRNA guanylyltransferase (similar to Saccharomyces cerevisiae CEG1 (YGL130W); ancestral locus Anc_6.228), which produces MDNRAAPEIPGLIQPGNVTQDLKMMVCNLLNSPKPLKTFPGSQPVSFQHSDMEEKLMEKDYYVCEKTDGLRVLMLILINPITREQGTFMIDRENNYYLVNGFRFPIMYKKKKEELLEKLQDGTIIDGELVLQTNPATKMKELRYLAFDCLAINGRSLVQSPTDKRLGHLNNEFYMPYFELRKYYEQDYCRTFPFKISPKRMDFSYRLMRVADSLDKLPHMSDGLIFTPISLPYQLGGKDSNLLKWKPEEENSVDFKLILDIPMVEDPSLPKKDPNRWYYNYDVKPTFQLHVWLGGADVNTRLEHFDEPFSKKELDLLERTYKKFAELNISDEHWQELKNMEEPLNGRIVECTKDQETGQWIMLRFRDDKLNGNHTSVVQKVLESINDSVTIEDLGDVVPRIKSAWDERHRHKAETSRNASNGNSTWSQPAVAVARPTADEAPKYVDEGDWSD; this is translated from the coding sequence ATGGATAACAGGGCAGCACCAGAAATTCCAGGGCTCATCCAGCCAGGAAATGTGACACAGgatttaaagatgatggtttgtaatttattgaattcacCCAAACCATTAAAGACATTCCCAGGCTCACAACCTGTCTCCTTCCAACATTCAGATATGGAAGAGAAATTAATGGAAAAGGATTATTACGTATGTGAGAAAACTGATGGTTTACGTGTATTGATGTTGATCTTGATCAATCCTATCACACGTGAACAAGGAACATTCATGATAGATAGagaaaacaattattatttggtaaatGGGTTTCGTTTTCCTATTATGtataagaaaaagaaggaagaattattagagaaattacaagatgGTACCATTATTGATGGTGAATTAGTTCTTCAGACAAACCCGGCTACtaaaatgaaagaattaagaTATTTAGCTTTTGATTGTTTGGCAATTAATGGTAGATCTTTGGTGCAATCTCCAACAGATAAGCGGTTGGGTCATTTGAATAATGAATTCTATATGCCATATTTCGAATTAAGAAAGTATTATGAACAAGACTATTGTAGAACATTTCCGTTTAAAATATCGCCCAAACGTATGGATTTTAGTTATAGATTGATGCGAGTGGCTGACTCGTTGGATAAGTTACCGCATATGTCAGATGGTCTTATTTTCACACCTATATCTTTGCCTTATCAATTAGGTGGGAAAGATTCTAATCTATTGAAATGGAAACCAGAAGAGGAAAACTCAGTCGACTTCAAATTGATTCTGGATATTCCTATGGTCGAAGATCCATCTTTACCTAAGAAGGATCCCAACAGATGGTACTATAATTATGATGTTAAGCCGACTTTCCAATTACACGTATGGTTAGGTGGAGCTGATGTTAACACGAGATTGGAACATTTTGATGAACCGTTTAGTAAGAAAGAACTTGATTTATTGGAAAGAACTTATAAGAAATTTGCTGAACTGAATATAAGTGATGAGCATTGGCAAGAGTTAAAGAATATGGAGGAACCTTTGAATGGTAGAATTGTAGAATGTACGAAAGATCAAGAAACAGGACAATGGATAATGTTGAGATTTAGagatgataaattgaaCGGTAACCATACTTCGGTCGTTCAAAAAGTTCTAGAGAGTATCAATGATTCCGTTACAATAGAGGATTTGGGAGATGTTGTCCCTCGAATTAAATCTGCTTGGGATGAGAGACATAGACACAAAGCGGAGACATCTAGAAATGCATCGAATGGGAATTCTACCTGGTCTCAGCCAGCGGTAGCTGTTGCAAGGCCTACTGCTGACGAAGCACCAAAATATGTCGATGAAGGCGATTGGTCTGATTAG
- the SNT2 gene encoding DNA-binding E3 ubiquitin-protein ligase SNT2 (similar to Saccharomyces cerevisiae SNT2 (YGL131C); ancestral locus Anc_6.229), protein MMGSSSSQDQEQRNQPKRRPRGKEINYSEKDADQELARRLLQFEKETSRPSGSSSNSLKKPASGGNSRKSTPSNSHSNSSTNVSGTKSSKSKYQKYITDKTLSWNLIPTIPPSFRKDSRFSNVLELDDALVNIKTQVLFNDEAILLKKDETIYMVSEPPGEPYYIGRIVEFVAKQEFADLIDNGKKLTDSFPAKYFNVNMNWYYRPRDIRERMTENFDSRLVYASLHEDICPIGSYRGKCLVLHKDEWRDVLPNELETIVRPNVFFFDQLFDRFTLTYYNVLSTTKLLNTLNSRSSFLYALNKRFRFVFVEENFPLEQFLQKYVFKEKANIDLSRNMPNEERSNWDSRCYFCKEWCQGNQSLCCDECKVMAHLYCLDPPLERKPNKGIVWICFNCLKRQENTSESLALLEKEETLDKKAILDNKDKIDAIAIQKIRSNILYNKENCWFQYLGQSIVCHVYDVLDENFFAPYPFKCSRVGTRYQWTGCNNLEKWKLEPYVDGPNTDAKDRVERGDDADDTAKLLWKFDASKIKMEEFDSYLRNCKESIPDSIDVFPERCNFLDYVVTTLVECDYDTAAALKKCGSTLTRDLLKEPTFTPEELKRFEDAVRKYGGELRPVCEEVKTQPMAMIVRFFYNWKKSTRGLQVRGKSKEKIEASKKLYSLPELEGRASNGIGNESTELEVETAYRDHLRKSIVRRHDQPEYKYIDDSSFDTENLSLSNTSFVCMFCTVDYSPMWYKVTGGSDEEIIRNRIQKGVNEKVESTLKNNDDGPLGALCIRCARLWRRYAIRWQPPLDVLKKLAGTSTAAFNSSLESILEVTNINGFASSPEQAHNKHLEWELVQDSELIARQRLKAMDDRKTLLKLRRHAISFHGLLYKMVYRPFKKDEFRLDVMRTNLENFLKDIEVKTEKQKKNDMRKIKQIISLQKDTDDEEVITLPSEGSKTTTKTSKKRPLKRKIEETQDDEVKIPEVAALPQNNLELPIPLEKETQGKITVDKNFQYVQLDSNILQTLNSRRRGAGKPLPSDKKVATGNEMDNSNGDKDYTTIPYEPYIPLVLDNSNTTNVLSTYHEMTKIYGNVRPYNVLQDLNVKTRATDSSIVTEISSNIPGKTFSCSICKEQGLFNDCLECTNCGLNVHGSCYGTGPQKKENDVMLSVPNNYKWLCDPCSNDLNPIISTTYSCCLCYSKDLDYTVYKISESNACVNALKPTIDGAWCHVICALFNDDIKVQNSNKLQPICNTVSTIMKNRANKCDICQQNGGGLLQCQCCNSNVHVTCAQESNLHDLWFIREIVDSTYKLRRKIFNKETNEYYILKPAIICSNHTSPDLPGDCLKLTSVIDDIGVMQLYWRAYKETSNTNTVCNRYIEQSLWHKKSNKNESLTLSPSQVPENDYVSSNTKQCVYCSTTESIFWYRDNICHACTVLQSSKSMKKSEKDSTPQRVNFMELNAIPEDIKITLLSTNAVKDGEKN, encoded by the coding sequence atgatgggtagtagtagtagtcAAGACCAAGAACAAAGGAATCAGCCCAAGAGAAGGCCTAGAGGTAAGGAGATAAATTACAGTGAGAAGGATGCTGATCAAGAATTGGCAAGAAGACTTTTgcaatttgaaaaagaaacttcACGTCCAAGTGGCAGCTCAAGTAATTCTCTTAAGAAACCGGCTTCAGGTGGCAATTCCAGGAAAAGTACACCATCAAATAGTCATAGCAATAGCAGCACCAACGTTAGTGGTACCAAGTCCTCGAAGTCCAAgtatcaaaaatatattacagATAAGACATTGAGCTGGAATCTAATACCAACTATACCTCCATCGTTCCGAAAGGATAGTAGATTTTCTAACGTCCTAGAGTTAGATGACGCCCTCGTAAATATCAAAACACAAGTGTTATTCAACGACGAAGCTATCTTGTTAAAGAAAGATGAAACAATCTATATGGTCTCCGAACCACCAGGCGAACCTTACTATATTGGGAGAATTGTAGAATTTGTGGCCAAGCAAGAATTTGCTGACCTAATCGATAACGGTAAAAAACTTACCGATTCTTTCCCAGCTAAATACTTTAATGTAAATATGAATTGGTATTATCGTCCGAGGGACATTAGGGAAAGAATGActgaaaattttgattcGAGGTTAGTTTATGCATCGTTACATGAGGATATTTGTCCCATCGGCTCATACCGTGGGAAGTGTTTAGTACTACATAAAGATGAATGGAGGGACGTTTTACCcaatgaattggaaacGATTGTGAGACCGAATGTGTTCTTCTTTGATCAATTATTTGATCGATTTACACTGACTTATTATAATGTGTTGAGTACAACTAAGTTGCTCAATACCTTGAATAGCAGATCATCGTTTTTATATGCTTTGAATAAACGATTTAGATTTGTCTTTGTTGAAGAGAATTTTCCTCTTGAACAATTCCTCCAAAAATATgtattcaaagaaaaagctAACATTGATTTAAGCCGAAACATGCCAAATGAAGAACGAAGTAATTGGGATTCAAGGTGCTATTTTTGTAAAGAATGGTGCCAAGGTAACCAAAGTTTGTGTTGTGATGAATGCAAAGTTATGGCCCATTTGTATTGCCTGGATCCACCATTAGAAAGAAAACCAAATAAGGGTATAGTATGgatttgtttcaattgCCTGAAACGTCAAGAAAACACATCGGAATCATTGGCCTTActagaaaaggaagaaactTTGGATAAAAAAGCAATTTTGGATAACAAAGATAAGATCGATGCAATAGCTATTCAAAAGATTCGTTCTAATATACtttataataaagaaaattgttGGTTTCAATACTTGGGTCAATCAATAGTATGCCATGTGTACGATGTGTTGGATGAAAACTTCTTTGCTCCATATCCTTTCAAATGTTCTCGTGTTGGTACCCGCTACCAGTGGACAGGTTGTAATAACCTCgaaaaatggaaattgGAACCATACGTCGACGGTCCCAACACTGATGCTAAAGATAGAGTGGAAAGAGGTGATGATGCCGATGATACAGCAAAACTTTTATGGAAGTTTGATGCCAGTAAGATCAAGATGGAAGAATTTGACTCATATCTTCGGAACTGTAAAGAAAGTATACCCGATTCTATTGATGTTTTCCCTGAAAGATGTAATTTCTTAGATTATGTTGTTACTACTTTAGTAGAATGTGATTATGATACAGCAGCTGCGCTCAAAAAATGTGGGAGTACTTTAACTAGAGACTTATTGAAAGAGCCAACATTTACGCCGGAAGAACTAAAGCGGTTCGAAGACGCAGTTAGAAAATATGGTGGTGAATTAAGGCCTGTTTGCGAAGAAGTTAAAACTCAACCGATGGCTATGATCGTTAGGTTTTTCTATAATTGGAAGAAATCAACAAGAGGTTTACAGGTTCGTGGTAAATCTAAGGAAAAAATCGAAGCTTCCAAGAAGCTCTATTCCTTACCGGAATTAGAAGGGCGTGCATCAAATGGAATTGGTAACGAAAGTACAGAATTAGAAGTGGAAACCGCATATCGTGATCATCTCCGAAAATCTATTGTCAGAAGGCATGACCAACCCGAatacaaatatattgatgattCATCTTTCGATACAGAGAACTTGTCGCTGTCCAACACTTCATTTGTATGTATGTTCTGTACAGTGGATTATTCTCCAATGTGGTATAAAGTTACAGGTGGctctgatgaagaaataatcAGAAATAGAATACAAAAAGGTGTTAATGAAAAGGTAGAATCCACTTTAAAGAATAATGACGATGGGCCACTTGGTGCATTATGTATTAGATGTGCAAGATTATGGAGAAGGTATGCCATTAGGTGGCAGCCCCCCCTCGATGTTTTAAAAAAGTTAGCAGGAACAAGTACAGCAGCCTTCAACTCTTCATTAGAATCAATTCTAGAAGTTACCAATATAAATGGATTTGCATCGTCACCAGAACAAGCACATAATAAGCACTTAGAATGGGAGTTAGTCCAAGATTCCGAGTTAATTGCTCGACAACGTTTGAAAGCAATGGATGATCGTAAGACTCTGCTGAAATTAAGAAGACACGCTATCTCTTTCCATGGGTTGCTTTATAAGATGGTTTATAGACCATTTAAGAAAGACGAATTTCGGTTAGATGTCATGAGAACAAACTTGGAAAACTTCTTGAAAGATATCGAAGTAAAAACGGAAAAgcagaaaaaaaatgatatgagaaagataaaacaaataatatccTTACAAAAAGATACTGATGATGAGGAGGTGATAACTCTACCTTCAGAAGGGAGCAAAACGACAACTAAGACATCAAAGAAACGGCCcttgaaaagaaaaattgaagaaactcAAGATGATGAGGTTAAGATACCAGAAGTTGCAGCACTCCCACAGAACAATTTAGAGTTGCCCATTCCTTTAGAGAAGGAAACGCAAGGTAAAATAACTGTTGATAAAAACTTCCAATATGTTCAACTTGATAGCAATATTTTGCAAACCCTGAATTCTAGAAGAAGAGGTGCTGGCAAACCCCTGCCAAGTGATAAAAAGGTAGCAACTGGGAATGAAATGGATAACTCAAATGGAGACAAAGATTATACTACTATACCATATGAACCCTACATTCCTCTTGTACTAGATAATAGCAACACAACAAATGTCCTTTCGACATATCACGAAATgacaaaaatatatggaaATGTTAGGCCTTATAATGTTCTGCAAGACTTGAATGTCAAGACCAGAGCTACAGATTCTTCTATTGTGACAGAAATATCTTCTAACATACCGGGGAAAACATTTAGTTGTTCTATATGCAAAGAACAAGGGCTATTTAACGACTGTTTAGAATGTACAAACTGTGGATTAAATGTACATGGTTCTTGCTATGGTACTGGCCCacaaaagaaagaaaatgatgtAATGCTCTCGGTTCCAAATAATTATAAGTGGTTATGTGACCCATGCTCTAATGACCTCAATCCAATAATCTCAACCACTTACAGTTGTTGCTTATGTTACTCAAAGGATTTGGATTACACAGTTTATAAAATCAGTGAATCTAATGCGTGTGTTAATGCATTGAAACCAACTATAGACGGTGCATGGTGCCATGTAATTTGTGCTCtttttaatgatgatatcaAAGTTCAAAATAGCAATAAACTTCAACCAATTTGTAATACAGTAAGTACCATTATGAAAAATAGAGCAAACAAATGTGATATTTGCCAGCAAAATGGTGGCGGCCTCTTGCAATGTCAATGTTGTAATTCCAATGTCCATGTTACATGTGCGCAAGAATCAAATCTACATGATCTGTGGTTTATTCGAGAGATCGTGGATTCTACATATAAGTTACGTCGAAAGATTTTTAATAAGGAAACcaatgaatattatattctcAAACCTGCTATAATCTGCAGCAATCATACCAGTCCTGACTTGCCAGGGGattgtttgaaattaaCTTCAGTAATCGATGATATTGGTGTTATGCAACTTTATTGGAGGGCATATAAAGAAACTTCCAATACTAACACGGTATGCAATAGATATATTGAACAAAGTTTGTGGCACAAgaaaagtaataaaaaCGAATCGCTAACGTTATCGCCTAGCCAAGTCCCTGAGAACGACTATGTTTCCAGCAATACGAAACAATGTGTTTACTGCTCCACTACAGAGAGTATTTTCTGGTATCGTGATAATATATGCCATGCGTGTACTGTCTTACAATCTTCAAAGAGTATGAAGAAAAGTGAGAAGGATTCTACTCCGCAGCGTGTTAACTTTATGGAACTAAATGCAATACCTGAAGATATAAAGATTACTTTATTAAGTACCAATGCGGTAAAAGATGGCgaaaagaattga
- the RSM23 gene encoding mitochondrial 37S ribosomal protein mS29 (similar to Saccharomyces cerevisiae RSM23 (YGL129C); ancestral locus Anc_6.227) produces the protein MINTQIRKLSVTAIAKAGPPPKGKAQGFSRKTTGSSSGSSNSKRPAPKRIGSGTLYKKWIDTIHTAGFNKNAEAVELPIFQTKKLDSYLNTVVSYSNDQYKALTHLGAFKKNQYNELFPKPISLIRKDSTEKFINLLKESKDRKYILTGEPGVGKSVLLSQVQASAVDNNIISVHISYPELFLNGSNSYFYEESSNLYIQPMYLKKLIRKILKGNDPKLFQSLKLKNSYKLSNASPKDALSRPFVTLHPAKNSLFDLLNLKTQPRHLGEQFSAIISELTLQDTTPIYFTVDNFSRILTGAFSNYRNVENKQIYLLDLQLGKIIMDIVSGTVSFANPKSAVILSISGVDRTNRTLPIALNKLPHDPYITRYHYEPKFAELLQKGGVKEFQVSKLNKDEVRILLDFYLKSKIVLNRDVDNKSLEELTDEKYFLSGNGNPRELLKSVVLQHR, from the coding sequence atGATCAATACTCAAATAAGAAAACTATCGGTGACCGCTATAGCGAAAGCAGGTCCACCTCCAAAGGGTAAAGCACAAGGTTTCTCGAGGAAAACGACTGGTAGCAGTAGTGGTAGCAGCAACAGTAAAAGACCGGCTCCAAAAAGAATAGGATCAGGAACATTATATAAGAAATGGATTGATACGATTCATACCGCTGGTTTCAATAAGAATGCAGAAGCCGTGGAATTGCCAATATTCcaaacaaagaaattagATTCTTATTTGAATACTGTAGTCTCCTATTCCAATGACCAATATAAAGCATTGACACATTTAGGTGCcttcaagaaaaatcaatacaatgaattatttccaaaacctatatcattaataagGAAGGACTCCACTGAAAAGTTTattaatcttttgaaagaatcGAAAGACAGGAAATATATCCTTACGGGAGAACCTGGTGTTGGCAAGAGCGTACTATTATCTCAAGTACAAGCCTCTGCTGTCGataacaatataatatccGTTCATATATCTTACCCTGAATTATTCTTAAATGGTTCGAATAGCTACTTCTATGAGGAATCTTCGAACTTATACATTCAACCAATGTATCTGAAAAAACTCATaaggaaaatattgaaaggTAATGACCCTAAGCTATTCCAGtcattaaaattgaaaaatagcTATAAACTATCGAATGCAAGCCCTAAAGACGCTTTGAGTCGTCCCTTCGTCACTTTACATCCAGCTAAAAACAGTCTGTTtgatttgttgaatttaaaGACACAACCACGTCATTTAGGTGAACAGTTCTCTGCTATAATTAGCGAATTAACTTTACAAGACACTACTCCAATTTACTTTACGGTAGACAATTTCTCCAGAATCTTAACGGGTGCATTCTCAAATTATAGAAATGTAGAAAATAAACagatatatttattggatTTACAATTAGGGAAAATTATCATGGATATTGTTTCTGGCACTGTTTCCTTTGCCAACCCTAAAAGTGCCGTTATATTGAGCATTTCAGGTGTAGATAGAACCAATAGAACATTACCTATAGCCCTCAATAAATTGCCCCATGATCCTTATATTACAAGATATCATTATGAACCTAAATTCGCAGAGTTATTACAAAAAGGTGGTGTAAAGGAGTTTCAAGTAAgtaaattgaataaagatgaagTACGGATATTGTTAGacttttatttgaaatcaaagatTGTGTTAAATAGAGATGTCGACAACaaatcattagaagaattaactgatgaaaaatattttctaagTGGCAATGGGAATCCAAGGGAGTTGTTAAAAAGTGTTGTGTTGCAACATAGATGA
- the ITC1 gene encoding Itc1p (similar to Saccharomyces cerevisiae ITC1 (YGL133W) and YPL216W; ancestral locus Anc_6.233), whose protein sequence is MVLYKRKPIILPDPRPLPPDLNIFVWHIDETGEWFPTYEEYIERLDFYTRHHFTCEITGTSCLTFFEALDSEESQFKFVEEKFPLKLREPIARFLHFNGIRRLDALVEQVYSKFKNDFFPGEIVYLRKAKDSNSSTPQPHEETSAELSTNSSSHTYQQKPYIIKEKVQFNPTYDPVTNEVLIPGYSKYMLVEDDASSSSSFSHRPNNSKRSFIADQSQFYRDRSTFTKHLIKCFFKITLQRASTKMGAPWCVKKEYLMMYGLTMDWPEDMLKFKDDEPALPQLSPPSQVKHLAVKDEVPLNNNDSSNNNEIAPVDELSDKSISKEMKQAKKKQTNKKKKKPKKTKEDKEMEMEVETEAETINTSVGKMEADDLNRAVMNDNDTDIEVDIDEDSINKKGTKTKKRKKTKEKEPNNNKKKKKTKKDKISESDKPEIDNKENKLENNNDQSEVDARDVVENKVESTPAPPPVPVITSIVDDLKLPYTGPPKSGTFHHLYYYNENLELIPITSNPNKFHYFKDFQKILQIYQFLNTFNHQIFLSYFNLDQFITSLKCTDPSELNGELVKITLNRNDEEDVDDDENEVLSTWERNPRIRKLINDKNTCQGRITYKILKSEDASDDVLDNFNNNGSALLIEAFVSLLRLFVNEEGEWTCVINDDYLTNKGFIDKNGTEDEDDDEEDSDELDPIIEKCLNYRNVNWVERLLKRQFNNGHWLIILLGIMQDSSRIAKYSTFIKDFKLKVLPNDISSTQLPRQLWRNFCTQLSLSEKVTALWILVDLVTNYSNDIKTAVDDSMDLCTQIRSERFRISRDLKSESVRLSTLKEEDPTYLEQKEKVDLLQRDKNTLDKRVMEHDLQRLKHLGLDRYGNRYFWFDITGIQLEEEVDGNKTSSSNYHTGRIWVQGPSISTAEFILNITEQEIKKWMKISSDNGKIAATREVFGVYRDDSGVFYQVLDNDTQVELVNSEGVFNSLLELTPIQKKIIDETPECLLLDENQWYSIENFDDFSAFIDWFDTWGRKEHDLLRQYKTVSQLIEDSFKKRHISLAILDEKEIDLLKEFDKNEFFERELDIELNETQRAETEDDRKHLEEEKEQETTLEKIDNDLDDLADQIMKLDDLSKTRKNLNTIAQLEQERDDLLARRQEIVNSQSLGARILARSEKKRNKQLIANKLSKQTEILTDLLNYRHFVMMDDTIKWENHLSKEFLGAPLRKNASFGKRGPNIRLYSIDEKLKNILDETSRTSSPTVMTQSSI, encoded by the coding sequence ATGGTACTTTATAAGAGAAAACCAATCATTCTACCTGATCCAAGACCATTACCTCCCGATCTTAACATCTTTGTATGGCATATTGACGAAACCGGTGAATGGTTCCCCACTTATGAAGAATACATTGAAAGATTAGATTTCTATACAAGGCATCATTTTACTTGTGAAATTACTGGGACATCATGTTTAACATTTTTTGAAGCATTAGATAGTGAGGAATCTCAATTCAAATTTGTTGAAGAGAAGTTTCCATTGAAATTAAGAGAGCCCATCGCAAGATTTTTACATTTCAAtggaattagaagattAGATGCCCTCGTAGAACAAGTCTATTCCAAATTTAAGAACGATTTCTTCCCTGGTGAAATCGTCTATTTAAGAAAGGCAAAAGATTCAAATTCCTCTACTCCACAACCACATGAAGAGACTTCCGCTGAATTAAGTacaaattcatcttctcATACTTATCAACAAAAACCTTACATCataaaggaaaaagttCAATTCAATCCAACTTACGATCCAGTAACCAATGAAGTCCTTATACCCGGTTATTCCAAATATATGTTAGTTGAAGATgatgcttcttcttcgtcgtCCTTTTCCCATAGaccaaataattcaaaaagaTCATTCATAGCTGATCAATCGCAATTTTATAGAGATAGATCAACATTCACCAAACATTTAATTAAATGTTTCTTCAAGATTACTTTACAAAGAGCTTCTACGAAAATGGGGGCTCCATGGTGCGTTAAGAAGGAATATTTGATGATGTACGGTTTAACAATGGATTGGCCTGAAGATATGttgaaatttaaagatgatgaaccAGCTCTACCGCAGTTGTCTCCTCCTTCTCAAGTTAAGCATCTAGCTGTTAAGGATGAAGTTCCATTAAACAACAACGatagtagtaataataatgaaatagCCCCTGTTGATGAGTTATCTGATAAATCTATTAGTAAGGAAATGAAACAAGCCAAGAAGAAACAGAcgaataaaaagaaaaagaaacctAAAAAAACGAAggaagataaagaaatggaaatggAAGTAGAAACTGAAGCAGAAACTATAAATACCAGCGTTGGAAAAATGGAAGCCGATGATCTGAATCGTGCTGTCatgaatgataatgatactGATATTGAAGTAGATATAGATGAGgattcaattaataaaaaaggaacgaaaactaaaaaaaggaaaaaaacaaaagagaaagaaccgaacaataataaaaagaaaaagaaaactaaAAAGGACAAAATATCTGAATCAGACAAACCAGAAATTGACAATAAAGAGAATAAACTcgaaaataataacgatCAAAGCGAAGTAGACGCACGAGATGTTGTCGAAAACAAAGTTGAATCAACACCTGCTCCTCCTCCTGTGCCTGTTATTACCAGTATAGTagatgatttgaaattaccATACACAGGACCACCTAAATCTGGAACTTTCCATCATTTATACTactataatgaaaatttagaaCTTATCCCAATAACATCCAATCCaaataaatttcattacTTTAAggattttcaaaaaattctacaaatttatcaatttctaAACACTTTTAACCATcaaattttcctttcttaTTTTAATTTGGACCAATTTATTACTTCATTGAAATGTACAGATCCATCTGAATTAAATGGTGAACTTGTAAAAATAACATTGAACCGAaacgatgaagaagatgttgatgatgatgaaaatgaagtgTTGTCTACGTGGGAAAGGAACccaagaattagaaaattaataaatgacAAAAACACCTGTCAAGGTAGGATAACGtacaaaatattgaaaagtgAAGATGCTAGCGATGATGTATTggataatttcaataataatggctCAGCTCTCCTCATTGAAGcatttgtttcattgtTACGTCTTTTTGTCaatgaagaaggtgaaTGGACCTGCGTCATTAATGATGACTATCTTACAAATAAAGGTTTTATAGACAAGAATGGAACAgaagatgaggatgatgatgaggagGATAGCGATGAGCTTGATCCGATCATTGAAAAGTGTTTGAATTACAGAAATGTGAACTGGGTTGAAAGATTGCTTAAGAGGCAATTTAATAATGGCCATTGGTTAATTATATTGTTAGGAATTATGCAAGATTCCTCCAGGATTGCCAAATATTCAACATTCATTAAAGACTTTAAATTGAAGGTGTTACCAAACGATATCTCATCAACTCAGCTTCCGAGACAATTGTGGAGAAATTTTTGTACGCAACTTTCCTTGTCTGAAAAGGTAACAGCCTTATGGATACTAGTGGACCTAGTAACCAATTATTCGAATGATATCAAGACAGCGGTAGATGACTCTATGGATTTGTGTACACAAATTAGAAGTGAAAGGTTTCGAATTTCAAGAGATTTAAAATCAGAATCGGTGCGGTTATCgactttgaaagaagagGATCCAACTTACCTTGAACAAAAAGAGAAAGTTGACCTATTACAACGAGATAAGAACACCCTTGATAAAAGAGTAATGGAGCATGATCTGCAAAGATTGAAACATCTGGGTTTAGATAGGTACGGTAATCGTTATTTTTGGTTTGATATAACTGGTAttcaattagaagaagaagttgacGGTAACAAAACTTCATCTAGTAACTATCACACAGGTAGAATATGGGTGCAAGGACCAAGTATATCCACAGCAGAatttatattgaatatCACAGAACAAGAGATTAAAAAGTGgatgaaaatttcatcagATAACGGTAAAATAGCAGCTACAAGAGAAGTCTTTGGAGTGTATAGAGACGATTCAGGTGTTTTTTACCAAGTTTTAGACAATGATACACAAGTAGAACTAGTAAATTCAGAAGGTGTGTTTAACTCATTACTCGAATTGACTCCAAtacagaaaaaaattattgatgaaaCTCCTGAGTGTCTCTTATTGGATGAAAATCAATGGTATTCAATTGAgaattttgatgatttttcCGCATTCATTGATTGGTTCGACACATGGGGGAGGAAAGAACATGACTTATTAAGGCAGTATAAGACAGTGAGTCAATTGATTGAAGACTCTTTTAAAAAAAGACATATATCACTGGCCATTTtagatgaaaaagaaatagatttattaaaagaatttgaCAAAAACgaattttttgaaagagaATTGGATATCGAACTTAACGAAACCCAGAGAGCTGAGACTGAAGACGATAGAAAGCACCTTGAAGAGGAGAAGGAACAAGAAACAACCTTGGAGAAGATTGACAATGACCTAGATGACCTTGCTGACCAAATCATGAAGTTAGATGACTTATCGAAGACAAGGAAGAACTTGAATACGATAGCTCAACTTGAACAAGAGCGAGATGATTTACTGGCCAGAAGACAAGAAATAGTAAACTCACAATCGCTTGGCGCAAGGATATTAGCTCGTtctgaaaagaaaagaaacaaacaattGATAGCGAATAAACTATCAAAGCAAACTGAAATACTGACGGATCTATTGAATTATAGGCACTTTGTAATGATGGATGATACCATTAAATGGGAAAATCATTTAAGCAAGGAATTCTTAGGGGCTCCTTTACGTAAAAATGCGTCATTTGGCAAAAGGGGCCCTAATATTCGACTTTATTCCATCGACGAgaagttgaaaaatatcCTTGACGAAACATCACGAACTTCATCACCCACAGTTATGACCCAATCCTCTATATAA